The Burkholderia cepacia ATCC 25416 genome includes a window with the following:
- a CDS encoding phosphonate degradation HD-domain oxygenase, with the protein MALTVEDIHGLYREHGHVAYSGEPVTQLEHALQSGLLAEEAGADEALVAAAFLHDLGHLLNRQGETPSARGIDDLHQYYVLPFLRPLFSDAVLEPIRLHVDAKRCLCRTDAGYFESLSPDSVRSLALQGGIFSEEETAAFLLRPFAEDALRLRRWDDTAKEEGKVTPDLDHYMAIVARQVRTG; encoded by the coding sequence ATGGCATTGACGGTGGAAGATATCCACGGGCTGTATCGCGAGCATGGCCATGTGGCCTATAGCGGTGAACCGGTCACGCAGCTCGAGCATGCATTGCAGAGTGGATTGCTGGCGGAAGAGGCGGGGGCTGATGAGGCGCTGGTCGCGGCGGCGTTCCTGCACGATCTCGGGCATTTGCTGAATCGTCAGGGCGAGACGCCGAGTGCGCGCGGGATCGACGATCTGCACCAGTATTACGTGCTGCCGTTCCTGCGTCCGCTGTTTTCCGACGCGGTGCTGGAGCCGATCCGGCTGCACGTCGACGCAAAGCGCTGCCTGTGCCGCACGGACGCCGGCTACTTCGAGAGCCTGTCGCCGGACTCGGTGCGCAGTCTCGCGCTGCAGGGCGGCATCTTCAGTGAAGAGGAGACGGCGGCGTTCCTGCTGCGTCCGTTCGCGGAGGATGCGCTGCGTCTGCGCCGCTGGGACGATACGGCAAAGGAAGAGGGCAAGGTGACGCCTGATCTCGATCACTATATGGCGATCGTCGCGCGCCAGGTGCGCACAGGCTGA
- the phnY gene encoding phosphonoacetaldehyde dehydrogenase, protein MMAHPRHDHPAFRAEALRWCGTRATRERTLDVMDPYTGTRVGTVPLASVDDVRAAFDYAMAYRPTLTRYERSEILERTAALLRERTEEASDLITLESGLSKQDSRYEIGRVADVLKFAAVEALRDDAQSFSCDLTPHGKARRVFSQRQPLDGVIVAITPFNHPMNQVAHKIAPAIATNNRVIVKPSEKVPLSALYLADLLVEAGLPEPMLQVLTGDPREIADELVTHPHASLITFTGGVAIGKAIAARAGYRRIVLELGGNDPLIVLDDADLERAASLAVLGSYRNSGQRCTAVKRLLVQRSIAPAFTELLVEKTRAWRYGDPFDPANEMGTVIDEEAARLFEARVGEAVAQGARLLTGNVRRGALYAPTVLDNVDPSMTIVREETFGPVSPVIAFDTIDDAIRISNGTAFGLSSGVCTDSTAAVVRFVNELNVGTVNVWEVPGYRIELSPFGGIKDSGLGYKEGVQEAMKSFTNLKTFSLPWE, encoded by the coding sequence ATGATGGCTCACCCCCGACACGATCACCCGGCGTTTCGCGCGGAGGCGCTGCGCTGGTGCGGCACGCGCGCGACGCGCGAACGCACGCTCGACGTCATGGACCCTTACACGGGCACGCGCGTCGGTACGGTGCCGCTCGCGAGCGTCGACGATGTGCGCGCGGCATTCGACTACGCGATGGCGTACCGGCCGACGCTCACGCGTTACGAGCGTTCGGAGATCCTCGAACGCACGGCTGCGCTGTTGCGCGAGCGTACCGAGGAAGCGTCCGACCTGATCACGCTCGAGTCGGGGCTGTCGAAACAGGACTCCCGCTACGAGATCGGCCGCGTGGCCGACGTGTTGAAGTTCGCGGCGGTCGAGGCGCTGCGCGACGACGCGCAGAGTTTCTCGTGCGACCTGACGCCCCATGGCAAGGCGCGCCGCGTGTTTTCGCAGCGGCAGCCGCTCGACGGCGTGATCGTCGCGATCACGCCGTTCAATCATCCGATGAACCAGGTGGCGCACAAGATTGCGCCGGCGATCGCGACCAACAACCGCGTGATCGTGAAGCCGTCGGAGAAGGTGCCGCTGTCGGCGCTCTATCTGGCCGACCTGTTGGTTGAAGCCGGTCTTCCGGAGCCGATGCTGCAGGTGCTGACCGGCGATCCGCGCGAGATCGCGGACGAGCTTGTCACGCACCCGCATGCGTCGCTGATCACCTTCACGGGCGGCGTGGCGATCGGCAAGGCGATTGCCGCGCGGGCCGGCTACCGCCGCATCGTGCTGGAACTGGGCGGCAACGATCCGCTGATCGTCCTCGACGATGCCGATCTCGAACGCGCGGCGTCGCTGGCGGTGCTCGGGTCGTACCGGAATTCGGGCCAGCGTTGCACGGCCGTCAAGCGGCTGCTGGTGCAGCGCTCGATCGCGCCCGCCTTCACCGAATTGCTCGTCGAGAAGACGCGCGCATGGAGGTACGGCGATCCGTTCGATCCCGCGAACGAAATGGGCACGGTGATCGACGAGGAGGCGGCGCGGCTGTTCGAGGCGCGGGTCGGGGAGGCGGTCGCGCAGGGCGCGCGGCTGTTGACGGGCAACGTGCGGCGCGGCGCGCTGTATGCGCCGACCGTGCTCGACAACGTCGATCCGTCGATGACGATCGTGCGCGAGGAGACCTTCGGCCCGGTATCGCCGGTGATTGCGTTCGACACGATCGACGACGCGATCCGGATCAGCAACGGGACGGCGTTCGGGCTGTCGTCGGGTGTCTGTACGGACAGCACGGCGGCGGTCGTGCGGTTCGTGAACGAGCTGAACGTCGGCACGGTGAATGTATGGGAAGTGCCCGGATACAGGATCGAGCTGTCGCCGTTCGGCGGGATCAAGGATTCTGGGCTCGGATACAAGGAAGGCGTTCAGGAGGCGATGAAGAGCTTCACGAACCTGAAGACGTTTTCGCTGCCTTGGGAGTGA
- the phnA gene encoding phosphonoacetate hydrolase produces the protein MNAAFALRQPGDASAAGISTELAGRSVDVNGRHYRLPVEPTVVVCVDGCEYDYLERAVEARVAPFIGRMIAEGTAWRADCVVPTFTNPNNLSIVCGVPPSVHGICGNYFWDPAADGGRGAEVMMNDPAYLRAGTLLAAASDAGARVAVVTAKDKLRRLLGWQMNGICFSAEKAAQANLAENGIVDVLDWVGLPSPDVYSAALSEFVFAAGVRLAQTRQVDLMYLSTTDYVQHKCAPGSAGANAFYAMMDGYLAQLDALGWAIGLTADHGMNAKHDPATGRPNVVYLQDAFDGWYGAQAARVILPITDPYVAHHGALGSFATVYLAPGVDRAEAMWRVGGLDGVELVLDNAEAAARFELPADRIGDLVVIGRRDMTLGTREREHDLSGLTVPLRSHGGVSEQEVPLLFNRRIEPVDPARRPRNFDVFDYVLNRVAT, from the coding sequence ATGAACGCCGCGTTTGCATTGCGCCAACCTGGCGACGCGTCGGCGGCCGGCATCTCGACGGAGCTTGCGGGTCGCTCGGTCGACGTCAACGGCCGGCACTACCGGCTGCCGGTCGAGCCGACCGTCGTCGTCTGCGTCGACGGCTGCGAGTACGACTATCTCGAACGGGCGGTGGAAGCGCGTGTCGCGCCGTTCATCGGCCGGATGATCGCGGAAGGCACGGCCTGGCGCGCCGATTGCGTCGTGCCGACCTTCACCAACCCGAACAACCTGTCGATCGTCTGCGGCGTGCCGCCGTCGGTCCACGGAATCTGCGGCAACTATTTCTGGGACCCGGCCGCCGACGGCGGGCGTGGCGCCGAAGTCATGATGAACGACCCCGCCTACCTGCGGGCAGGCACGCTGCTCGCGGCGGCGTCCGACGCCGGTGCGCGGGTGGCCGTCGTGACGGCGAAGGACAAGCTGCGCCGGCTGCTCGGCTGGCAGATGAACGGCATCTGCTTTTCGGCCGAGAAGGCCGCGCAGGCGAATCTCGCCGAAAACGGGATCGTCGACGTGCTCGACTGGGTGGGCCTGCCGTCGCCGGACGTCTACAGCGCGGCGCTGTCCGAATTCGTGTTCGCGGCCGGCGTGCGGCTTGCGCAGACGCGCCAGGTCGACCTGATGTACCTGTCGACCACCGATTACGTGCAGCACAAGTGCGCGCCGGGCAGTGCCGGCGCGAACGCGTTCTACGCGATGATGGACGGTTATCTCGCGCAGCTCGACGCGCTCGGCTGGGCGATCGGGCTGACGGCCGACCACGGGATGAACGCGAAGCACGATCCTGCGACGGGCCGGCCGAACGTCGTCTATCTGCAGGATGCCTTCGACGGGTGGTACGGCGCGCAGGCTGCGCGCGTGATCCTGCCGATCACGGATCCTTATGTCGCGCATCACGGCGCGCTCGGCTCGTTTGCCACTGTTTATCTGGCGCCGGGCGTCGACCGGGCCGAGGCGATGTGGCGCGTCGGCGGCCTCGACGGCGTCGAGCTCGTGCTCGACAACGCGGAAGCCGCGGCACGTTTCGAGCTGCCGGCCGACCGGATCGGCGATCTCGTCGTGATCGGCCGCCGCGACATGACGCTCGGCACGCGCGAGCGCGAACACGATCTGTCGGGCCTCACGGTGCCGCTGCGTTCGCATGGCGGCGTGTCGGAGCAGGAAGTACCGCTGCTGTTCAATCGCCGTATCGAGCCGGTCGATCCTGCGCGTCGCCCGCGTAATTTCGACGTGTTCGATTACGTGCTGAACCGGGTCGCGACATGA
- the phnV gene encoding 2-aminoethylphosphonate ABC transport system, membrane component PhnV, with protein sequence MSAEFRIGQAVPRHQIGWGDTVLKHASRAALALAAFACFWLFVLPVIVVALSSVSTQWSGTILPAGYSLRWFERLGSPEYDALLTSLEIGFGVSAVGTVLGLWLALALEGRDRRGLGAVVDALVMVPNGVPSVVLGLAVLIAYHQKPVDLSSSAAIVVLVQLALILPFCYRCAAAALRPELTVLREAAASLGAPPAMVLRRVLLPQLVPALRASLALGFALSLGELGATLTVYPPGFATVPIVVIGQVERGYYLPASALSLLMLGASLAALLLIAARVPRGKRAAS encoded by the coding sequence ATGTCCGCTGAATTCCGTATCGGGCAAGCCGTGCCGCGCCACCAGATCGGCTGGGGCGACACGGTGCTCAAGCATGCATCGCGCGCGGCGCTCGCGCTGGCCGCGTTCGCGTGCTTCTGGTTGTTCGTGTTGCCGGTCATCGTCGTCGCGCTGTCGAGCGTGTCGACGCAGTGGTCGGGCACGATCTTGCCGGCCGGTTACAGCCTGCGCTGGTTCGAGCGGCTCGGGTCGCCGGAATACGACGCGCTGCTGACGAGCCTCGAAATCGGCTTCGGCGTGTCGGCGGTCGGCACGGTCCTCGGGCTGTGGCTCGCGCTGGCGCTCGAAGGGCGCGACCGGCGCGGCCTCGGCGCGGTGGTCGATGCCCTCGTGATGGTGCCGAACGGCGTGCCGAGCGTCGTGCTCGGGCTCGCGGTGCTGATCGCGTATCACCAGAAGCCGGTCGACCTGTCGAGCTCGGCGGCGATCGTCGTGCTCGTGCAGCTCGCGCTGATCTTGCCGTTCTGCTATCGCTGCGCGGCCGCGGCGCTGCGTCCGGAGCTGACCGTGCTGCGCGAAGCGGCGGCGAGCCTCGGCGCGCCGCCCGCGATGGTGCTGCGCCGCGTGCTGCTGCCGCAGCTGGTGCCGGCGCTGCGCGCGAGCCTCGCACTCGGCTTCGCGCTGTCGCTCGGCGAGCTCGGTGCGACGCTGACGGTTTATCCGCCCGGCTTCGCGACCGTGCCGATCGTCGTGATCGGCCAGGTGGAGCGGGGGTATTACCTTCCGGCGTCGGCGCTGTCGCTGCTGATGCTGGGCGCGTCGCTCGCGGCGCTGCTGCTGATCGCCGCGCGCGTGCCGCGCGGCAAGCGGGCGGCTTCATGA